The following are from one region of the Stigmatella ashevillena genome:
- a CDS encoding Fur family transcriptional regulator, giving the protein MGAKKSSPQPKLAELQQKIRAVGLRSTSPRVAVLRELEAASAPLSHADLVDALGEEGFDRVTLYRNLTDLTEAGLVLRSDLGDHVWRFELRRAGKEHQGFHAHFTCTDCGTVACLPEDSITLTAVKGTPRAIAAQAVEVQLRGLCDRCD; this is encoded by the coding sequence ATGGGCGCCAAGAAGAGCTCTCCCCAGCCAAAGCTCGCCGAGCTCCAACAGAAGATCCGCGCAGTGGGCCTGAGAAGCACTTCCCCTCGGGTGGCCGTGCTGCGCGAGTTGGAAGCGGCCTCCGCGCCCCTGAGCCACGCGGACCTCGTGGACGCCCTGGGCGAAGAAGGATTTGACCGGGTCACCCTCTACCGGAACCTGACGGACCTCACCGAAGCAGGGCTCGTGCTGCGCTCCGACCTGGGGGACCACGTGTGGCGCTTCGAACTGCGCCGCGCGGGCAAGGAGCACCAGGGCTTCCACGCGCACTTCACCTGCACGGATTGCGGAACGGTCGCGTGTCTGCCCGAGGACTCCATCACCCTGACCGCCGTCAAGGGAACGCCCCGGGCGATTGCCGCCCAGGCGGTCGAGGTCCAGCTGCGGGGCCTCTGCGACCGCTGCGATTGA
- a CDS encoding ATP-binding protein — translation MSQPLVLLVATPSPGRTLQALALESQGWRVQQEDSVARLAEPRERPDVLVLEGGLPLNGEALATQGLATVVLASSVERERLKQRGVQASFLDWPASLGEVVEGVRAVLPPGKKELQEGPPPITVLIADDDPLSRKLLQLHLTPFRFEVVTAPNGQAALELARRRRPKVVIADVLMPGLDGFRLCLALRKDPRLANVPVLLTHVGAPDELDLRMAQNVGANGFVRRTQEGEEVLGALLRALHSEGPAAAPLDQGLLCEEHLHGMVRRLERQVGLLARAERSARESEERYRLVVAGSYDGVWDWDLRHDTLWCSPRLLELLGRRTEDFPGTYDAFIAWVHPEDRTRVEAAMVAHLEEGTPYDVSVRLRHADGSYHACVSRGQAMRDEHGRPVRMAGIINDVTEQLRLFRETQEAVRTRDEFLSVAAHELRTPLTALRLRLQGVNAAMQADTPTSPERISQALGSADRQVQRLTGLVDTLLDVSQLQSHAPLLQLEQVDLAAVVREAVARSELEASRAGCRLVMSPMPSTLGRWDPVRLAQVVRHLLANAMKFGPGKPVEVTLEARVDAAVLKVRDHGIGIEPERLDTLFQRFERAVPVRHYGGLGLGLYRVRRIVEAHGGAVTVDSVLGEGATFHVSLPREGPAVANTRI, via the coding sequence GTGAGCCAGCCCCTCGTCCTCCTCGTCGCCACCCCCTCTCCGGGCCGGACACTCCAGGCGCTCGCCCTCGAGAGCCAGGGGTGGCGTGTCCAGCAGGAGGATTCCGTGGCGCGCCTGGCCGAGCCGCGGGAACGGCCGGATGTCCTCGTTCTGGAGGGCGGTTTGCCGCTGAATGGGGAGGCATTGGCGACCCAGGGGCTGGCCACCGTCGTGCTCGCCTCTTCCGTGGAGCGGGAGCGGCTGAAGCAGCGGGGGGTCCAGGCGTCCTTCCTGGATTGGCCCGCGTCGCTGGGCGAGGTGGTGGAAGGGGTCCGGGCCGTGTTGCCGCCCGGCAAGAAGGAGCTTCAGGAGGGGCCCCCTCCCATCACCGTCCTCATCGCGGATGACGACCCGCTGTCTCGCAAGCTCCTCCAGCTTCACCTGACCCCTTTCCGCTTCGAGGTGGTGACCGCGCCGAATGGGCAGGCCGCGCTGGAGCTGGCGCGGCGGCGGAGGCCCAAGGTGGTCATCGCGGACGTGTTGATGCCGGGGCTCGATGGCTTCCGCCTGTGTCTGGCGCTGCGCAAGGACCCGAGGCTGGCGAACGTTCCGGTGCTCCTGACGCACGTGGGTGCGCCGGATGAGCTGGATCTGCGCATGGCCCAGAACGTGGGCGCCAACGGCTTCGTGCGCCGGACGCAGGAGGGTGAGGAGGTTCTCGGCGCACTCTTGCGCGCGTTGCACAGCGAGGGGCCTGCCGCCGCGCCGCTCGACCAGGGCTTGCTCTGCGAAGAGCACCTGCACGGCATGGTGCGGCGCCTGGAGCGACAGGTGGGGCTGCTGGCCCGGGCCGAGCGCTCCGCGCGCGAGAGCGAGGAGCGCTACCGGCTCGTCGTCGCCGGCTCCTACGATGGGGTGTGGGACTGGGATTTGCGCCACGACACGCTCTGGTGCAGCCCCCGGTTGCTGGAGTTGCTCGGGCGCCGGACGGAGGACTTCCCGGGCACCTATGATGCGTTCATCGCGTGGGTGCATCCGGAGGACCGGACCCGGGTGGAGGCGGCCATGGTCGCGCACCTGGAAGAGGGCACGCCCTATGACGTTTCCGTGCGGCTGCGCCACGCCGACGGCAGCTACCATGCGTGCGTGAGCCGCGGGCAGGCGATGCGCGATGAGCACGGCCGCCCCGTCCGCATGGCCGGCATCATCAACGACGTCACCGAGCAGCTTCGCCTCTTCCGGGAGACGCAAGAGGCGGTGCGCACGCGCGATGAGTTCCTCAGCGTGGCGGCCCACGAGCTGCGCACGCCGCTGACGGCGCTGCGGCTGCGGCTGCAAGGCGTCAACGCCGCGATGCAGGCGGACACGCCCACGTCTCCGGAGCGCATCTCCCAGGCGCTCGGCTCCGCGGACCGGCAGGTGCAGCGGCTCACCGGGCTGGTGGACACGCTGCTGGATGTGTCCCAGCTCCAGAGCCACGCGCCCCTGCTCCAGTTGGAGCAGGTGGACCTGGCCGCGGTGGTGCGCGAGGCGGTGGCCCGCTCCGAGCTGGAGGCCTCCCGCGCCGGGTGTCGGCTGGTGATGAGCCCGATGCCGAGCACCCTGGGGCGGTGGGATCCGGTGCGGCTGGCGCAGGTGGTGCGGCACTTGCTGGCCAACGCGATGAAGTTCGGGCCGGGCAAGCCGGTGGAGGTGACGTTGGAGGCCCGGGTGGACGCGGCGGTGCTGAAGGTGCGCGACCATGGCATCGGCATCGAGCCCGAGCGCCTGGACACGCTCTTCCAGCGCTTCGAGCGCGCGGTGCCCGTGCGGCACTACGGCGGCCTGGGGCTGGGGCTGTACCGGGTTCGGCGCATCGTCGAGGCGCACGGCGGCGCGGTGACGGTGGACAGCGTGCTCGGCGAGGGAGCCACCTTCCACGTCAGCCTGCCCCGAGAGGGCCCCGCGGTCGCCAACACCCGCATCTGA
- a CDS encoding di-heme oxidoreductase family protein, with protein sequence MRAGALLSLWLMGLACQPGNGSPAPGFPPEPDHGFVEPGEEAPGGATSVADTGPDAFSQPAGNLSLARRSEFLVGEAFFEADWFPAPSARTDRDGLGPLFHAVSCLACHPRGGRGAPPGPGAPALSLLVRLSLPGTKPWGAPVPEPTYGDQLQPLAVASVAPEGRVEVRTTEQPGTFEDGEAYALQVPELVLSGLAYGPLHPETRLSPRVAQPMFGLGLLAAVPEETVRAWEDPDDADGDGISGRANRVWSARQGQTVLGRFGWKANQPDLEHQNAGALAGDLGITSPLSPAEPCTLSQAECHAAPSGGVPELDARKLAALTFYTHLIGVPARQAVDRPEVLKGKDVFHRAGCARCHRPRLETGPLEGYPELSGQTLWPYTDLLLHDLGEALADGREDFLASGREWRTPPLWGLGRTQQVSGHTRLLHDGRARSVMEAILWHGGEAEGSRERVRRLSQEDRRALLAFLASL encoded by the coding sequence TTGAGAGCCGGAGCGCTGCTCAGCCTGTGGCTGATGGGCCTTGCCTGTCAGCCCGGAAACGGGAGCCCGGCGCCCGGGTTTCCCCCGGAGCCGGACCACGGCTTCGTCGAGCCGGGGGAGGAAGCCCCTGGAGGCGCCACGAGCGTGGCCGACACGGGCCCGGACGCCTTCTCCCAGCCGGCGGGAAACCTCTCGCTGGCGCGGCGCTCGGAGTTCCTGGTGGGCGAGGCCTTCTTCGAGGCGGACTGGTTTCCCGCCCCGAGCGCGCGGACGGACCGGGATGGGCTGGGGCCCCTGTTCCATGCCGTCTCCTGTCTGGCCTGCCACCCGCGCGGGGGACGGGGAGCCCCTCCCGGGCCGGGCGCGCCCGCGCTCTCGCTGCTGGTGCGGCTCAGCCTGCCCGGCACGAAGCCCTGGGGCGCCCCCGTGCCCGAGCCCACCTATGGAGATCAGCTCCAGCCGCTGGCCGTGGCGAGCGTGGCGCCAGAGGGCCGGGTGGAGGTGCGCACCACGGAGCAGCCGGGCACCTTCGAGGACGGCGAGGCCTACGCCCTCCAAGTGCCAGAACTCGTCCTCTCGGGGCTGGCCTATGGCCCGCTGCACCCGGAGACCCGCCTGTCCCCCCGCGTGGCGCAGCCGATGTTCGGCCTGGGCCTGCTGGCGGCCGTGCCCGAGGAGACGGTGCGCGCGTGGGAGGATCCGGACGACGCGGACGGGGATGGCATCTCCGGGCGGGCCAACCGCGTGTGGAGTGCCCGGCAAGGCCAGACGGTGCTGGGCCGCTTCGGATGGAAGGCGAACCAGCCCGACCTGGAGCACCAGAACGCGGGCGCGCTGGCGGGAGACCTGGGCATCACCTCGCCCTTGTCGCCCGCGGAGCCGTGCACCCTCTCCCAGGCCGAGTGCCACGCGGCGCCCAGCGGAGGCGTGCCGGAGCTGGACGCGCGCAAGCTGGCGGCGCTCACCTTCTATACGCACCTGATTGGCGTGCCCGCGCGCCAGGCGGTGGACCGGCCCGAGGTGCTGAAGGGCAAGGACGTCTTCCACCGGGCCGGGTGCGCGCGCTGCCACCGCCCCAGGCTGGAGACAGGCCCCCTGGAAGGCTACCCGGAGCTGTCCGGACAAACCCTCTGGCCCTACACAGACCTGTTGCTGCACGACCTGGGCGAGGCCCTGGCGGACGGACGCGAGGACTTCCTCGCCTCGGGGCGGGAGTGGCGCACGCCGCCGCTGTGGGGACTGGGCCGGACCCAGCAGGTGAGCGGCCACACCCGGCTCCTGCACGATGGCCGTGCCCGCTCGGTGATGGAGGCCATCCTCTGGCACGGGGGCGAGGCCGAGGGCTCGCGCGAGCGGGTGCGGCGCCTCTCCCAGGAAGATCGGCGGGCGCTGCTCGCCTTCCTCGCCTCGCTCTGA
- a CDS encoding RCC1 domain-containing protein — MALLRVSSPNARRRSRLLPVLPWVLLLACGGSDEPQQPPPPPPPVDAVAPQVQLLSPTAGWSYTSRKVHAEFTATDDTQLATLSWSLNGADFQPLALAPSRGEDGFAFEAAPRPGGNTLAVRATDAAGNTTEQTVRFHFGSLSGGGGSHSGVVRQGTLYLWGRNNRGQLGLGAEVTADQRAPKPVPGMEGVAAMALNQNHSMALKEDGTVWAWGENARGQLGLGKPPEAGQPRTPDLTARWSPSRVEGLSGAVAIALGYSHSLVLMEDGTVRAFGDNSVGQLGDGTSESPRDYPVTVGGLTEVVKVVAGSMHSVALKRDGTVWVWGRNTYGNLGQGTEDSTAHPTPTQVPGVANVVDIATGRDHILALHAGGTISSWGLDASGQLGFGEESPGEQSNTPVPVKDLADARFVFANGNMSYAQRADDTLISWGQNFNGQLGNGSKTDTNVPVPAAEGLKGLLTLSPGATHVVAFHRDGSIFTWGWSFSGSLGREDLLDRWTYTEPILVTLP, encoded by the coding sequence ATGGCTCTTCTCCGCGTCTCCTCGCCCAACGCCCGGCGCCGCTCGCGCCTCCTGCCCGTGCTGCCCTGGGTGCTGCTCCTCGCCTGCGGCGGCTCCGATGAACCCCAGCAACCCCCGCCTCCTCCGCCCCCCGTGGACGCCGTGGCCCCCCAGGTGCAGCTCCTCTCGCCCACGGCGGGGTGGAGCTACACCTCACGGAAAGTGCATGCGGAGTTCACGGCCACGGATGACACGCAGCTGGCCACGCTGAGCTGGTCGCTCAACGGCGCCGACTTCCAGCCGCTGGCGCTGGCGCCCTCGCGGGGCGAAGACGGCTTCGCCTTCGAGGCGGCGCCCCGGCCTGGCGGCAACACCCTGGCGGTGCGCGCCACGGATGCAGCAGGCAACACCACCGAGCAGACGGTGCGCTTCCACTTCGGCAGCCTCAGCGGTGGCGGCGGTTCACACAGTGGCGTGGTGCGCCAGGGGACGCTCTACCTGTGGGGCCGCAACAACCGGGGCCAGCTCGGCCTGGGGGCGGAGGTGACCGCGGATCAACGGGCGCCCAAGCCGGTGCCGGGCATGGAGGGCGTGGCCGCGATGGCGCTCAACCAGAACCACTCCATGGCCCTGAAGGAGGACGGCACCGTGTGGGCCTGGGGCGAGAACGCGCGGGGGCAGCTCGGCCTGGGCAAGCCCCCCGAGGCGGGCCAGCCCCGGACGCCGGATCTAACGGCGCGCTGGAGCCCCTCGCGGGTGGAGGGCCTGAGCGGCGCGGTGGCCATCGCGCTCGGGTACAGCCACAGCCTGGTGCTGATGGAGGACGGCACCGTGCGCGCCTTTGGGGACAACTCGGTGGGCCAGCTCGGCGACGGCACCTCGGAGAGCCCCCGGGACTACCCGGTGACGGTGGGCGGGCTCACGGAGGTGGTGAAGGTGGTGGCCGGCTCGATGCACTCGGTGGCCCTGAAGCGGGACGGCACGGTGTGGGTCTGGGGCCGCAACACCTACGGCAACCTGGGCCAGGGCACGGAGGACAGCACGGCCCACCCCACGCCCACGCAGGTGCCCGGGGTCGCCAACGTGGTGGACATCGCCACGGGGAGGGACCACATCCTGGCCCTGCACGCCGGAGGGACGATCTCCTCGTGGGGGCTGGATGCCAGCGGCCAACTCGGCTTCGGCGAGGAGAGCCCCGGAGAGCAGAGCAACACGCCGGTTCCGGTGAAGGACTTGGCGGACGCCCGCTTCGTCTTCGCCAACGGCAACATGAGCTATGCGCAGCGGGCGGATGACACGCTCATCTCGTGGGGCCAGAACTTCAACGGCCAACTCGGCAATGGGAGCAAGACGGACACGAACGTGCCGGTGCCCGCAGCCGAGGGGCTCAAGGGGCTGCTCACCCTGTCGCCGGGGGCCACCCACGTCGTCGCCTTCCACCGGGACGGATCGATCTTCACCTGGGGCTGGAGCTTCAGTGGCAGCCTCGGGCGGGAGGACCTGCTGGACCGATGGACCTATACCGAGCCGATCTTGGTGACGTTGCCTTGA
- a CDS encoding response regulator → MPEVLVVDDSKVMRDMVVACLRPLTGLGFTHASSGLEAIERLSLKPYDLIVLDLNMPDIGGIEVVEFVRGQDTLRHLPIVMVTTRGDEASRTKALAAGADRFMTKPFTPAALLAEVQGLLTGGRG, encoded by the coding sequence ATGCCTGAGGTGCTCGTCGTTGATGACAGCAAGGTGATGCGGGACATGGTGGTGGCGTGCCTGCGTCCGCTGACGGGGCTCGGCTTCACCCACGCCTCCAGCGGCCTGGAAGCCATCGAGCGGTTGTCGCTCAAGCCGTATGATCTCATCGTCCTGGACCTGAACATGCCGGACATCGGCGGCATCGAGGTCGTCGAGTTCGTCCGGGGACAGGACACGCTGCGCCACCTGCCCATCGTCATGGTCACCACCCGGGGCGATGAGGCGTCGCGCACCAAGGCCCTCGCGGCCGGTGCCGACCGCTTCATGACCAAGCCCTTCACGCCGGCGGCCCTCCTGGCCGAAGTCCAGGGCCTGCTCACCGGAGGCCGCGGGTGA
- a CDS encoding chemotaxis protein CheA, protein MSAARAHLLTLEKAVQQGVTRPRTVRDLFRALHTIKGLSAMIDVEPVVSLSHWMESVLRHVDQAGGQLPDSSIELLLEGLSAIEQRVRQLAGGKPVVDAPKDLLERLEGLESAAQGRASPKPAVTLELDPSLAQKISPAEQAQLAAGAASGRRALRLDYIPSAERSAQGLTINSVRERVGRLAELVKVLPVSGATPGGGNLTFVLLVLSEAEDAALLEALGGPPATLRLLMVPTAQASLPAPAPAVAPAQAVAPVQAPVAADVLPLEEDIPFEELRRGSGVLRVEVPRLDDALERLAALVVNRSKVTRAVADLTAAGAPTRELLQVLQENARLLRDLRASILHLRMVRVRDVLERMPLLVRGLRRSTGKQVRLELDVGDAELDKAVADRILPALVHLVRNAMDHAIEAPGPRRAAGKPEEGVLRLGCHTRVSGRLELSVSDDGRGVDAAAVAARAGVSVPGSSTELLELLCRPGLSTRQAADATSGRGMGMDIVKRIVVEQLGGELRLETRPGLGTTFTLSVPLTITIVDAFIFECAALRYAVAVSTVEEIIEVDPARVVHPPGELEGGTALVERRGVAVPLVSLEQLLRRDSVRNGLAPKAFIVRQRGTPVAFAVDRLLGQQEIVLRPLEDPLVRVPGVAGATDLGDGQPTLVLDLPALGAAKGIGARSEWTGREATA, encoded by the coding sequence ATGAGCGCCGCGCGCGCGCACCTGCTCACGTTGGAGAAGGCGGTTCAGCAAGGCGTCACCCGGCCCCGCACCGTCCGCGACCTGTTCCGGGCCCTGCACACCATCAAGGGCCTGTCGGCGATGATCGACGTGGAGCCCGTCGTCTCGCTTTCGCATTGGATGGAATCGGTCCTGCGCCATGTGGACCAGGCCGGAGGCCAGCTTCCCGACTCCAGCATCGAATTGCTGCTGGAGGGGTTGAGCGCCATCGAGCAGCGGGTGCGCCAGCTCGCGGGCGGCAAGCCGGTGGTGGACGCGCCCAAGGATCTGCTGGAGCGGTTGGAGGGGTTGGAGTCCGCCGCCCAGGGCCGCGCCAGCCCGAAGCCCGCGGTCACCCTGGAGCTGGATCCCTCGCTGGCCCAGAAGATCTCTCCGGCCGAGCAGGCACAGCTGGCCGCGGGAGCCGCCTCGGGACGCCGGGCCCTGAGGCTGGACTACATTCCTTCCGCCGAGCGCTCCGCCCAGGGGCTCACCATCAACTCCGTGAGGGAGCGGGTCGGCCGCCTCGCGGAGCTCGTCAAGGTCCTGCCCGTGTCAGGTGCCACGCCGGGGGGAGGCAACCTCACCTTCGTGTTGCTCGTCCTCTCCGAGGCGGAGGACGCGGCGCTGCTCGAGGCCCTCGGAGGCCCGCCCGCGACGCTGCGCCTGCTGATGGTGCCCACCGCCCAGGCGTCCCTTCCCGCTCCGGCCCCGGCCGTGGCGCCCGCGCAGGCCGTGGCCCCGGTCCAGGCGCCCGTCGCCGCCGATGTGCTCCCCCTCGAGGAGGACATTCCCTTCGAAGAGCTTCGACGGGGCAGTGGCGTCCTCCGGGTGGAGGTGCCCCGCCTCGATGACGCACTGGAGCGGCTGGCCGCGCTCGTCGTCAACCGCTCGAAGGTGACGCGGGCGGTGGCAGACCTCACGGCGGCGGGAGCGCCCACCCGGGAGCTGCTCCAGGTGCTTCAGGAGAACGCGCGGCTGCTGAGGGACTTGCGCGCCTCGATTCTCCACCTGCGCATGGTGCGCGTGAGGGATGTGCTGGAGCGGATGCCCCTGCTGGTGCGCGGCCTGCGCCGCAGCACGGGCAAGCAGGTCCGGCTGGAGCTGGATGTGGGGGATGCGGAGCTGGACAAGGCGGTGGCGGACCGCATCCTCCCCGCGCTCGTCCACCTGGTGCGCAACGCCATGGACCACGCCATCGAGGCCCCCGGGCCGCGCCGCGCCGCCGGCAAGCCCGAGGAAGGCGTGCTGCGCCTGGGGTGCCACACGCGCGTCAGTGGACGGCTGGAGCTGTCCGTGAGCGACGATGGCCGGGGCGTGGATGCCGCCGCCGTGGCCGCGCGCGCCGGGGTGTCGGTGCCGGGCTCCTCCACGGAGCTGCTGGAGTTGCTGTGTCGGCCGGGCCTGTCGACCCGGCAGGCCGCGGACGCCACGAGCGGGCGCGGCATGGGCATGGACATCGTCAAGCGCATCGTCGTCGAGCAACTGGGCGGCGAGCTGCGCCTGGAGACGCGTCCGGGCCTGGGGACCACGTTCACCCTGTCGGTGCCCCTGACCATCACCATCGTGGATGCCTTCATCTTCGAGTGCGCCGCCTTGCGCTACGCGGTGGCCGTGAGCACGGTGGAGGAAATCATCGAGGTGGATCCCGCCCGCGTCGTTCACCCTCCCGGAGAGCTGGAAGGGGGCACGGCGCTGGTGGAGCGCCGGGGCGTGGCCGTTCCCCTGGTGTCCCTGGAGCAGTTGCTGCGCCGGGACAGCGTCCGGAATGGGCTGGCGCCCAAGGCGTTCATCGTCCGGCAGCGGGGCACGCCCGTGGCCTTCGCCGTGGACCGGCTGCTCGGCCAGCAGGAGATTGTCCTGCGGCCGCTGGAGGATCCGCTCGTCCGGGTGCCGGGGGTGGCGGGCGCCACGGACCTCGGGGATGGGCAGCCCACGCTGGTGTTGGATCTGCCCGCGTTGGGGGCGGCGAAGGGAATTGGCGCCCGTTCCGAGTGGACGGGCAGAGAGGCCACGGCATGA
- a CDS encoding chemotaxis protein CheW — MSALHVVFKVAGAEYAIPASEVLQMESFTGATPVPGAPPHVAGLVQVRGRVVPVVDARARFGMPPTERTLDSRVVVGQLGARVVGLLVDSAREVVKLAPEQLQPPPPLVAEQSRGFVKAVAQVGPRLVMLIDFPRVIGEEKPQ; from the coding sequence ATGAGCGCGCTGCACGTCGTGTTCAAGGTGGCCGGGGCGGAGTACGCCATCCCCGCCTCCGAGGTGTTGCAGATGGAGTCCTTTACCGGTGCCACGCCCGTGCCGGGTGCCCCTCCGCACGTGGCGGGGCTGGTGCAGGTGCGCGGCCGGGTGGTGCCGGTGGTGGATGCGCGGGCGCGCTTCGGGATGCCCCCCACGGAGCGGACGTTGGACTCGCGGGTGGTGGTGGGGCAGCTCGGCGCGCGGGTCGTGGGGTTGCTGGTGGACAGCGCGCGTGAGGTGGTGAAGCTGGCCCCCGAGCAGCTTCAGCCGCCGCCCCCCCTGGTTGCCGAGCAATCCAGGGGCTTCGTCAAGGCCGTGGCCCAGGTGGGCCCGCGGCTGGTGATGCTCATCGATTTCCCCCGGGTCATCGGGGAGGAGAAGCCTCAATGA
- a CDS encoding methyl-accepting chemotaxis protein, which translates to MKSKGVNGVLGLEAARALAETVGGSVREGTGALLEVEQLASRLASSGNEQAAASEQVRVAIEAVASGVEQTSTSLQELVRSQRSVSDSAKAVQQEAEQTAGAMQEMTASISGVRKDATALASSAESTAATLEETSRSVKGVSANAEDLAASSEEMLASMTELSATVTDLVARNQSNAAATDEVAATVEQMSKGLARLSADAQGVGERIATVSKSVVGIGQTLGNLTRDATSMAASVEETASTTEELARSVRGVAESARTLEASSAATASTVTEVAASVEEVAATAEKNAATVDANAATIEQMARSSQVVARGAEQINTLAATSATASSQLDTSMRRIAQRAEEARAHGDRVSATAREGGATVARSIAGFGRIRQSITESSGVMKEMGRRAEEIGDIVQTINLIADRTNLLSLNASIEAARAGEHGRGFAVVAEEIRALADRAAAASADVAKIVRGLQNTAREAAVATGEGVRAADEGASLAADADRALSSILKGVDELGTAVREVARDTGEQSQAVQALAQATARVSEQGRLIASSASEQAQAAQALAKGASEMRRMAKQTTQATGEQARALRDAVRSNGQLAESAEKVSRAVQEQSSAATELAKTATQLRSLVQQVSTAVAGQSKEVSSVGTVAQEVASAIQRTLSALAEQSKGASEVAKAMDDTRKQVVQSAKAVAEQGRAVKQSETAARQVAKLAAELTRAADEQGQALVSLSRSGDEVRRVARQTARALDEQAEALVSLTQSASQQASGVAAVARATAEQAGMSEQISRAVEDMRSRAREIATTAAQQARGTATTAGEVKDVSARLAQLSKLQGEQAEHLSQLSGLLSGARQSEAKPARVTEQP; encoded by the coding sequence ATGAAGTCCAAGGGTGTGAATGGCGTGCTGGGGTTGGAGGCCGCGCGAGCGCTCGCCGAGACGGTGGGGGGCTCCGTGCGGGAAGGCACCGGGGCCCTGCTGGAGGTGGAGCAGCTCGCCTCGCGGCTGGCCTCCAGTGGCAATGAGCAGGCCGCCGCCAGCGAGCAGGTGCGGGTCGCCATCGAGGCGGTGGCCAGCGGCGTGGAGCAGACGAGCACCTCCCTCCAGGAGCTGGTGCGCTCGCAGCGCTCGGTGAGTGACTCCGCCAAGGCCGTGCAGCAGGAGGCTGAGCAGACCGCCGGGGCGATGCAGGAGATGACGGCCTCCATCTCCGGGGTGCGCAAGGATGCCACCGCGCTGGCCTCCTCCGCGGAGAGCACCGCGGCGACCTTGGAGGAGACCTCCCGTTCGGTGAAGGGGGTGAGCGCCAACGCGGAGGATCTCGCCGCCTCCAGCGAGGAGATGCTGGCGTCCATGACGGAGCTGAGCGCCACGGTGACGGACCTGGTGGCGCGCAACCAGTCGAACGCCGCGGCCACCGATGAGGTGGCGGCCACCGTGGAGCAGATGTCCAAGGGGCTCGCCCGGCTGTCCGCGGACGCGCAAGGGGTGGGCGAGCGCATCGCCACGGTGTCGAAGTCCGTGGTGGGCATTGGCCAGACACTGGGCAACCTCACGCGGGATGCCACCAGCATGGCCGCCAGCGTGGAGGAGACGGCCTCCACCACCGAGGAGCTGGCGCGCTCAGTGCGCGGGGTGGCCGAGAGCGCCCGCACGCTGGAGGCCTCCTCGGCCGCCACCGCCTCGACGGTGACGGAAGTGGCCGCCAGCGTGGAGGAGGTCGCCGCCACGGCCGAGAAGAATGCGGCCACCGTGGACGCCAATGCCGCCACCATCGAGCAGATGGCCCGCTCTTCCCAGGTGGTGGCCCGCGGCGCGGAGCAGATCAACACCCTGGCGGCCACCAGCGCCACGGCCTCCAGCCAACTGGACACATCCATGCGGCGCATTGCCCAGCGGGCCGAGGAGGCGCGGGCCCATGGGGACCGGGTGAGTGCCACCGCGCGGGAGGGCGGCGCCACCGTGGCCCGCTCCATCGCCGGCTTTGGCCGCATCCGCCAGTCCATCACCGAATCCTCCGGGGTGATGAAGGAGATGGGCCGGCGCGCCGAGGAGATTGGCGACATCGTCCAGACCATCAACCTCATCGCCGACCGCACCAACCTGCTGTCGCTCAACGCCAGCATCGAGGCGGCGCGCGCGGGCGAGCACGGGCGCGGCTTCGCGGTGGTGGCCGAGGAGATTCGCGCCCTGGCGGACCGGGCGGCGGCGGCCAGCGCGGACGTGGCGAAGATCGTCCGGGGCTTGCAGAACACCGCGCGCGAGGCGGCGGTGGCCACGGGCGAGGGCGTGCGCGCGGCGGACGAGGGCGCCTCGCTCGCGGCGGACGCGGATCGGGCGCTCTCCTCCATTCTGAAGGGCGTGGACGAGCTGGGGACGGCGGTGCGCGAGGTGGCCCGGGACACCGGGGAGCAGTCGCAGGCGGTGCAGGCCCTCGCGCAGGCCACTGCCCGGGTGAGCGAGCAGGGCCGGCTCATCGCCTCCTCTGCCTCGGAGCAGGCCCAGGCGGCGCAGGCCCTGGCCAAGGGCGCCTCGGAGATGCGGCGCATGGCCAAGCAGACCACCCAGGCCACGGGCGAGCAGGCGCGCGCGCTGCGCGACGCGGTGCGCTCCAATGGACAGCTCGCCGAGTCCGCCGAGAAGGTCTCCCGCGCGGTGCAGGAGCAGTCCTCGGCGGCCACGGAGTTGGCGAAGACGGCCACCCAGTTGCGCTCGCTGGTGCAGCAGGTGAGCACGGCCGTGGCGGGACAGAGCAAGGAAGTGTCGAGCGTGGGGACGGTGGCCCAGGAGGTGGCGTCCGCCATCCAGCGCACCCTGTCCGCCCTGGCGGAGCAGTCCAAGGGCGCCTCGGAGGTGGCCAAGGCCATGGACGATACGCGCAAGCAGGTGGTGCAGTCCGCCAAGGCCGTGGCCGAGCAGGGCCGCGCCGTGAAGCAGAGTGAAACGGCGGCGCGCCAGGTGGCGAAGCTGGCCGCGGAGCTGACCCGGGCCGCGGACGAGCAAGGCCAGGCCCTGGTGTCCCTGTCGCGCAGTGGTGACGAGGTCCGGAGGGTGGCCCGCCAGACCGCGCGCGCGCTGGATGAGCAGGCAGAAGCCCTGGTTTCGCTCACCCAGTCCGCCAGCCAGCAGGCCTCCGGAGTGGCGGCCGTGGCGCGTGCCACGGCGGAGCAGGCGGGGATGAGCGAGCAGATCTCCCGGGCCGTGGAGGACATGCGCTCCCGGGCGCGGGAGATCGCCACCACCGCGGCGCAGCAGGCGCGCGGCACCGCCACCACCGCGGGCGAGGTGAAGGACGTGTCGGCGCGGTTGGCCCAGCTCTCGAAGCTGCAAGGCGAACAGGCAGAGCACTTGTCCCAGCTGAGCGGCCTGCTGAGCGGCGCGCGGCAGTCCGAGGCCAAGCCGGCCCGCGTCACGGAGCAGCCGTGA